Proteins encoded in a region of the Desertifilum tharense IPPAS B-1220 genome:
- the cbiQ gene encoding cobalt ECF transporter T component CbiQ: MGLELDRYAYLKSPIHQWEPRSKLISLFALILAFSFVETWVLIPVILSITAFLYILSQLPLSFWLQRIRYPGAFILAVVLILPFSSGETVLWQWGVLQLHQEGLIGALLIVSRFLAIVTLGLILFGTMPFLTAIYAMRSLGLSPLLADLLLLSYRYLFEVTDYFAQMQRAMKLRGFPSSHRRRLPLIPDRQTLSDLAAVAGTLLIRSYLQSERIYKAMQLRGYGSHSHLPPSTFSHSSTSRTWSRGAMAIAIIGAIALIVVELSL; this comes from the coding sequence GTGGGGTTAGAGTTAGATCGATATGCCTATCTCAAATCTCCGATCCACCAATGGGAACCCAGAAGCAAATTAATTAGCCTCTTTGCCCTTATTCTTGCCTTCTCCTTTGTCGAAACTTGGGTTCTCATCCCCGTCATCCTCAGCATCACCGCTTTTCTGTATATCCTTTCCCAACTTCCCCTAAGCTTCTGGTTGCAGCGCATCCGCTACCCCGGCGCATTCATCCTCGCCGTCGTGCTAATTTTACCCTTCAGTAGCGGAGAAACCGTATTGTGGCAATGGGGAGTCTTGCAGCTACACCAAGAAGGGCTGATCGGTGCCCTCTTAATTGTTAGCCGCTTTTTAGCCATTGTCACCTTGGGGCTAATCTTATTTGGCACCATGCCCTTTCTCACAGCCATTTACGCCATGCGTTCGTTAGGCCTATCGCCTTTACTGGCGGATTTGTTACTGTTGTCCTACCGTTACTTATTTGAAGTTACCGATTACTTTGCTCAAATGCAACGGGCGATGAAGTTACGCGGGTTTCCCTCCTCCCACCGCCGCCGACTCCCCCTTATTCCTGACAGACAAACCTTATCAGACTTAGCCGCCGTCGCTGGAACCTTGCTGATCCGCAGCTACTTGCAATCCGAACGCATCTATAAAGCCATGCAATTGCGCGGGTATGGCAGCCACAGCCATCTTCCCCCCTCAACGTTTAGCCACAGTAGCACCTCCCGTACATGGAGTCGAGGGGCAATGGCGATCGCAATAATAGGCGCGATCGCACTGATTGTGGTAGAACTAAGTCTTTGA
- the cbiM gene encoding cobalt transporter CbiM: MHIPDGFLPAPVYLGGFAIAGLTTWYSLRQIRRYSDPNQQVPKAALLTAAFFVASSIHVPIPPASVHFVLNGLLGVVLGYFAFPAILVGLFFQAVMFGHGGLASLGVNAVLMGLPALVAAQLFRLRPQRQKQWAIALSAFGAGAIGLGLSALIFFSVTIATIPAGFDSTTERAAILGLAIAHLPLAILEGIFTAMLVLFLCRVKPELLEH, encoded by the coding sequence ATGCACATTCCTGATGGTTTTCTCCCAGCCCCCGTATATCTTGGCGGTTTTGCGATCGCAGGGTTAACCACTTGGTATTCTTTGCGCCAGATTCGCCGATATAGCGATCCCAACCAACAGGTACCCAAAGCCGCCCTCCTCACCGCCGCCTTTTTCGTCGCATCCTCCATTCATGTTCCGATTCCGCCTGCTAGCGTTCACTTCGTTCTGAATGGATTATTAGGCGTAGTTTTGGGATATTTTGCCTTTCCCGCCATTTTAGTTGGCTTATTCTTTCAAGCCGTTATGTTTGGACATGGGGGACTTGCTAGTTTAGGCGTGAATGCAGTGCTGATGGGGCTTCCCGCCTTAGTCGCCGCCCAACTGTTCCGGCTGCGCCCCCAGCGTCAAAAGCAATGGGCGATCGCGCTTTCGGCTTTCGGCGCGGGTGCGATTGGGTTGGGGTTATCTGCTTTAATCTTCTTCAGCGTAACGATTGCCACGATTCCCGCAGGCTTTGATAGTACCACCGAACGAGCCGCAATTCTCGGTTTGGCGATCGCCCATTTGCCCCTCGCGATTTTAGAAGGGATTTTCACCGCAATGCTGGTATTATTTCTATGCCGCGTTAAGCCAGAATTGTTGGAACATTGA
- the moeB gene encoding molybdopterin-synthase adenylyltransferase MoeB — protein sequence MLNPNLEEIQLTKEDYERYSRHLILPEIGLDGQKRLKAASVLCIGTGGLGSPLLLYLAAAGIGRIGIVDFDVVDYSNLQRQVIHGTSWVGKPKIESAKNRILEINPDCQVDLYETRISSENALQIVEPYDIVIDGTDNFPTRYLVNDACVLLNKPNVYGSIFRFEGQATVFNYQDGPNYRDLYPEPPPPGMVPSCAEGGVLGILPGIIGVIQATEAVKIITGAGTTLSGRLLLYNALEMKFRELKLRPNPKRPVIEKLIDYEEFCGIPQAKMAEAQQQASLPEMTVQELKQLIDSGAKDFVLLDVRNPNEYEIAKIPGSVLVPLPDIENGTGVEQVKELLNGHKLIAHCKMGGRSSKALGILKAAGIEGTNVKGGITAWSREVDASVPEY from the coding sequence ATGCTCAATCCTAATCTCGAAGAGATTCAGCTTACTAAAGAAGACTACGAGCGATATTCTCGTCACCTGATCCTGCCAGAAATTGGCTTAGACGGTCAAAAGCGCCTGAAAGCCGCCAGCGTTCTGTGTATTGGAACCGGCGGACTCGGTTCGCCCCTGTTACTCTATCTAGCCGCCGCCGGGATCGGTCGGATCGGCATTGTTGACTTTGATGTTGTAGACTATTCCAACCTCCAACGCCAAGTCATTCACGGGACCTCCTGGGTGGGGAAACCTAAAATTGAGTCTGCCAAAAATCGCATTCTCGAAATTAACCCAGACTGCCAAGTAGACTTATACGAAACCCGTATCAGTTCGGAAAATGCCCTGCAAATTGTTGAACCTTACGATATCGTCATCGATGGTACCGACAATTTCCCCACCCGCTATCTAGTCAACGACGCCTGCGTTTTACTCAACAAACCCAACGTCTACGGGTCCATTTTCCGTTTTGAAGGACAAGCCACCGTCTTTAACTACCAAGATGGCCCCAACTACCGCGACTTGTATCCCGAACCCCCACCGCCGGGAATGGTTCCCTCCTGTGCAGAAGGGGGCGTGTTAGGGATTCTACCGGGCATTATTGGCGTCATCCAAGCCACAGAAGCCGTCAAAATTATTACCGGTGCCGGAACCACCCTCAGCGGGCGTTTATTGCTCTACAATGCCCTTGAAATGAAGTTCCGGGAATTGAAGTTACGACCGAACCCCAAACGCCCAGTTATCGAAAAACTGATTGACTACGAAGAATTTTGTGGCATTCCTCAAGCAAAAATGGCAGAAGCACAACAACAAGCATCTCTCCCAGAGATGACAGTTCAAGAACTCAAGCAACTCATTGACAGCGGCGCGAAAGATTTTGTGCTGTTGGATGTTCGCAACCCCAATGAATACGAAATTGCTAAAATTCCCGGTTCTGTCTTGGTTCCTCTACCGGATATTGAGAACGGAACGGGGGTTGAGCAAGTTAAAGAGTTGCTGAACGGTCACAAGTTAATTGCTCATTGTAAGATGGGCGGTCGTTCATCTAAAGCCCTAGGGATTCTCAAAGCCGCAGGTATCGAAGGAACAAACGTCAAAGGCGGAATTACCGCTTGGAGTCGCGAAGTAGATGCTTCGGTTCCAGAATACTAA
- a CDS encoding PleD family two-component system response regulator has protein sequence MNASAAPSETSIILIVDDDRFMRMQLRQCLERERYQVIEAINGEKGLEAYKTNQPNLVLLDALMPVMDGFECCSQIMTHPGAEHTPVLMITGLEDQQSVDRAFEVGASDYVTKPIHWAVLRQRVKRLLHQARLQRQLEEANERLKQLVSLDGLTQVANRRRFDEYLDQEWRRMAREELPISLVLCDIDFFKRFNDTYGHQAGDRCLQQVAQSLMHAARRPADLVARYGGEEFAVILPNTKAHGAVQVAEEMRSQVRSLAIAHADSPVSSLVTLSLGVVSILPQLEIPVASLIAAADKALYQAKAQGRDRVVYSQPLS, from the coding sequence ATGAACGCTTCTGCCGCACCGTCTGAAACTTCCATAATTCTGATTGTTGATGACGATCGATTTATGCGAATGCAGTTGCGTCAATGTTTAGAACGAGAGCGCTATCAAGTCATTGAAGCGATTAATGGCGAAAAGGGATTAGAGGCTTACAAAACCAATCAGCCCAACTTAGTGCTGTTAGATGCCCTGATGCCCGTGATGGATGGGTTTGAGTGCTGCTCGCAAATTATGACACACCCCGGCGCAGAACATACCCCCGTTTTAATGATTACGGGTTTAGAAGATCAGCAATCCGTCGATCGCGCTTTTGAAGTTGGGGCAAGCGATTATGTCACCAAACCCATTCACTGGGCAGTTTTGCGCCAACGGGTGAAGCGACTGCTACACCAAGCGCGACTGCAACGCCAACTCGAAGAAGCCAACGAACGCCTCAAACAACTGGTTTCTTTAGATGGCTTAACCCAAGTGGCAAATCGTCGCCGTTTTGATGAATACCTCGATCAAGAGTGGCGGCGAATGGCTCGCGAAGAATTACCGATCTCGTTGGTATTATGCGATATTGACTTTTTTAAGCGATTTAACGATACCTACGGACATCAAGCGGGCGATCGCTGTTTGCAACAAGTCGCCCAATCCCTAATGCACGCAGCGCGGCGTCCTGCCGATTTGGTCGCCCGTTATGGCGGCGAGGAGTTCGCTGTCATTTTACCCAATACCAAAGCTCACGGAGCCGTTCAGGTGGCGGAGGAAATGCGATCGCAGGTACGATCCTTAGCCATTGCCCACGCCGATTCACCCGTCAGTTCCCTCGTCACTCTCAGCCTAGGCGTTGTGAGCATCTTACCCCAATTAGAAATCCCTGTAGCCTCCCTCATTGCCGCAGCAGACAAAGCCCTCTACCAGGCTAAAGCCCAAGGGCGCGATCGCGTCGTCTATTCTCAACCTCTTTCTTAG
- a CDS encoding M67 family metallopeptidase: MQTRVAILELRQANNRTPAACNNKYILGATPIVNLQISQQYLQQICQQVERHYPQESCGLLLGRVVAQVNCIVEIYPTENSWDEADLTAFAAVSGSASLGGSRRERYAIAPQTLLQVQRQARDRDLQIVGVYHSHPDHPASPSEFDRAIAWPQYSYLILSVLQGQVRDHRSWRLDEQHQFQEEKILYTNAAEIDKSL, translated from the coding sequence ATGCAGACAAGGGTCGCGATTCTCGAACTCAGGCAAGCGAACAATAGAACGCCTGCTGCGTGTAACAATAAGTATATTTTAGGGGCTACCCCGATCGTGAATTTGCAGATTAGCCAACAGTATTTACAACAGATCTGCCAACAGGTCGAACGCCATTATCCTCAAGAGTCCTGTGGTTTATTGCTCGGTCGGGTTGTAGCGCAGGTGAATTGCATTGTCGAGATTTACCCCACGGAAAATAGCTGGGATGAAGCCGATCTCACAGCATTTGCGGCGGTTAGCGGTTCGGCAAGTTTGGGGGGTAGCCGTCGGGAACGGTATGCGATCGCACCTCAAACGCTGCTGCAAGTTCAACGCCAAGCCCGCGATCGCGATTTGCAGATTGTTGGGGTTTACCATTCTCACCCCGATCATCCCGCTAGCCCCTCGGAATTCGATCGCGCGATCGCCTGGCCGCAATACTCCTATCTGATCTTATCCGTCCTGCAAGGTCAGGTTCGCGACCATCGGAGCTGGCGGCTGGACGAACAGCATCAATTTCAAGAAGAAAAGATTCTTTACACAAACGCAGCAGAAATCGACAAATCGCTTTAA
- a CDS encoding carboxypeptidase-like regulatory domain-containing protein, translating into MQFIPTRLLTPVALLALFGIPVPVLAHGVILESQPTEAQVYEILAIYDTGEPMQNAQVAIYPPGDATEPQIRGVTDNQGRFWFAAPQAGDWEVQVLQAGHGERMIVSVAQPQSEIGTEVSPEPTLEATPSPVAETRSETTTRRGYTPLQTGVMMGSVIWGCVGTALYCARGKKQ; encoded by the coding sequence GTGCAGTTTATCCCCACTCGACTCTTAACCCCCGTTGCCTTACTGGCTTTATTTGGCATTCCCGTTCCAGTTTTGGCGCATGGCGTCATTTTGGAATCTCAGCCCACCGAGGCACAAGTTTATGAAATCCTCGCTATCTATGACACGGGGGAACCGATGCAAAACGCCCAGGTTGCCATTTATCCCCCCGGAGATGCCACAGAACCCCAAATCCGAGGAGTAACCGATAATCAAGGGCGATTTTGGTTTGCAGCCCCTCAAGCCGGAGACTGGGAAGTCCAAGTCTTGCAAGCGGGTCACGGCGAGCGTATGATTGTCTCTGTCGCTCAACCCCAATCCGAGATCGGTACTGAAGTGTCCCCCGAACCCACCCTCGAAGCAACGCCTTCCCCAGTCGCAGAAACGCGAAGCGAAACCACCACTCGCAGAGGGTATACCCCCCTCCAAACGGGCGTAATGATGGGTTCAGTGATTTGGGGCTGCGTGGGAACGGCTTTGTATTGCGCGCGGGGGAAAAAACAATAG
- a CDS encoding PAS domain S-box protein has product MLLHLWQAFSSRSTSAKITLQKWGLPLAVGVGMSLGSIGLWQALRTESRNSVQNLVFQELIAAESQLNAEINQRILGFQRMANRWNVRGGTPQSEWEADAQSHINDYPSYQRIYWIDPAGEVRWLIPFQDDRDLLNQSTQSEESRRNALAVVRDRRQIAVTGTIELVGNVGQGFLVHIPLFANDRFDGVMVAAFHLESLLEPIFSAVVKRGYAIAIFEDRQLIYQALPPSWNAPPPNFSRCEAFCRQNQLTFYDIVWQIRIEPSSQTLQSQLNSLPEVVLGGGLAIAWILALALYLLQANVRRIRQVERINQALSKENATRQQVESTLQDTLILQQALLNGANYAIISVSPDGMIQTWNATAERLLGYSASEMIGISTPEVFHDREEIIQRAQQLSRELNEPIAPGIAVLFAKAIRNDTDESQWTYIRKDGSRFPVLLSITALRDAERHIAGFMGIASDITTRQQAEDTLQSTLRELEFQKFALDQAAIVAITDRHGTITYANDHFCTISGYSRAELLGQTHRLIKSDYHPPEFFQKMWSTIAKGKVWNGEIKNRAKDGSDYWVDTTIVPFLNDRGHPFQYMAIRIDITQRKQVQELLQISEERLQLALDSTEDGLWDWNLTTGDCYYSPRYLAMVGYAPGELPNRISVWKRLIHPDDFIKVQEALREHLTGRSPIYELEHRLRIRARSGHAHPDGEWCWVLGRGKVVSYDPTGKPLRMVGTNIDISDRKHAEAILREQESTLRSFFNSASMMMGIVEIVEGDLIYCSSNSTAAAFFGLTPETMQNRRASELSSSSHVQRWIGHCWEAQRTALPVRFEYCFNLPQADRWLSATVCEIANSAETRPRFAYIIEDITERKHAQEALHRELHRTLLLKQITEEIRQSLDVKRIFTTAAHQIGMAFQVNRCIIHTYILDRAQPRIPIVAEYLEPGYASVLNQEFPLTQHPEWVQMLSGDCPIVTFHQRPERPAAASPEFYRQIGLKSLLAIRTSYQGEPNGAIALHQCSSLREWSSDEIELLEAVAAQLGIALAQARLLEQETRQRQQLTTQNSELERAKREAENANRAKSEFLAMMSHEIRTPMNGIIGMTGLLLDMPLDRQQRDFVETIRNSGDTLLAIINDILDFSKIESGKLELEEQPFNLRECIETSLDLLASKATEKKLELAYLIDPAAPQWILGDVTRLRQILVNLLSNAVKFTSKGEVVVSVTAQRLGASLNVHPAQYSIEFTVKDTGIGIPPERLDRLFKPFSQVDASTTRQYGGTGLGLAISKRLCELMGGEIWVNSQPGIGSAFYFTIVAQTAEHLAVESLADALPYLQGKRLLIVDDNATNRKMLVLQAQSWQMLPRAAESAVEALEWLQAGDSFDLAILDMQMPHMDGLALAEAIRQLPDRVGLPLVLLTSMGKPQLDSAVFSTILSKPIKQSQLYNALVQVIRQQPVVVQSHDLQGVQQDAQIGRHHPLRLLVAEDNAVNQKVALQLLNRLGYRADVVANGLEVLQALERQPYDTILMDVQMPEMDGLEATRQIRAFYKGTQPWIIAMTANAMQGDREECLSAGMNDYVSKPVRLEHLKQALCKSPIPPDLEDSPPPSLNLPDPVSIAALKDLIGDVPPEAIRDLIDCYLQESPYWIENMQTAIAQSDIPALYRAAHTLKSSSASFGATHLVQRCQEIEQLTRFSPELVDNSQQLALIQSQVAALVAEYERVKIALQRIR; this is encoded by the coding sequence ATGTTGCTTCATCTTTGGCAGGCTTTTAGTTCTCGTTCCACCTCAGCAAAAATCACCTTACAAAAATGGGGACTTCCTTTGGCGGTTGGGGTTGGTATGTCCTTGGGGAGTATTGGCTTGTGGCAAGCCCTGAGAACGGAAAGCCGCAACTCGGTGCAAAATCTGGTCTTTCAAGAACTGATTGCTGCTGAGAGTCAACTCAACGCCGAAATTAACCAGCGAATTCTGGGATTTCAGCGTATGGCCAATCGGTGGAATGTCCGAGGCGGAACGCCCCAAAGCGAATGGGAAGCCGATGCTCAATCTCATATCAACGATTATCCTAGCTATCAGCGCATTTACTGGATCGACCCGGCTGGGGAGGTTCGTTGGTTAATTCCCTTTCAAGACGATCGCGATTTATTAAATCAAAGCACCCAGAGTGAAGAGAGCCGTCGCAACGCCTTAGCCGTTGTCCGCGATCGCCGTCAAATTGCGGTAACAGGTACCATTGAGCTAGTCGGAAATGTAGGTCAAGGCTTTTTAGTTCATATTCCCCTCTTCGCTAATGACCGATTTGATGGCGTGATGGTGGCGGCGTTTCACCTGGAATCGTTACTCGAACCCATCTTTAGCGCAGTTGTGAAGCGCGGTTATGCGATCGCCATTTTTGAGGATCGACAACTCATTTATCAAGCCCTCCCCCCCTCATGGAACGCCCCACCGCCCAATTTCAGCCGCTGTGAAGCCTTTTGTCGCCAAAACCAGTTAACCTTTTACGACATTGTTTGGCAAATCCGCATTGAACCCAGCTCCCAAACGCTCCAATCTCAACTCAATTCCTTACCCGAAGTAGTTCTAGGGGGAGGATTGGCGATCGCGTGGATCTTAGCCCTCGCCCTATACCTCCTCCAAGCCAATGTTCGGCGCATCCGCCAAGTCGAACGCATCAATCAAGCACTCAGTAAAGAAAACGCCACCCGCCAGCAGGTTGAGTCCACCCTGCAAGATACCCTGATTTTGCAGCAAGCCCTGCTGAATGGAGCCAACTATGCCATTATTTCCGTTTCGCCCGATGGCATGATTCAAACCTGGAATGCCACAGCCGAACGTCTCCTCGGTTACAGCGCCTCAGAAATGATTGGAATTTCTACCCCAGAAGTCTTTCACGATCGCGAGGAAATCATCCAACGCGCCCAACAGCTATCGAGAGAACTCAACGAACCCATCGCCCCCGGAATTGCTGTCTTGTTCGCCAAAGCGATCCGTAATGACACCGACGAAAGCCAATGGACTTATATCCGCAAAGACGGATCTCGCTTCCCCGTTCTACTTTCCATCACGGCTTTGCGCGATGCGGAGAGACACATTGCTGGCTTTATGGGCATTGCGAGCGATATCACCACCCGCCAGCAAGCCGAAGACACGCTCCAATCGACTTTACGAGAACTCGAATTTCAGAAATTTGCCCTCGATCAAGCTGCGATCGTTGCCATTACCGATCGCCACGGCACCATTACCTACGCTAACGACCATTTTTGCACCATTTCTGGCTATAGCCGCGCAGAACTCCTCGGACAAACCCATCGACTGATTAAATCCGATTATCATCCGCCGGAATTCTTCCAAAAGATGTGGTCTACGATCGCTAAAGGTAAAGTTTGGAATGGCGAGATTAAAAACCGGGCAAAAGATGGCAGCGACTACTGGGTAGATACCACCATTGTCCCCTTTCTCAACGATCGCGGTCATCCCTTTCAATACATGGCGATCCGCATCGACATCACCCAACGCAAGCAAGTGCAAGAGTTATTGCAAATTAGCGAAGAACGCTTGCAACTCGCTTTAGATAGTACAGAGGATGGCTTGTGGGATTGGAATTTAACCACCGGAGACTGTTACTACAGCCCGCGCTACCTAGCGATGGTGGGTTATGCCCCTGGAGAATTGCCCAACCGCATCTCAGTGTGGAAACGGCTAATTCACCCCGATGATTTTATTAAAGTCCAAGAAGCCCTGCGCGAGCATTTGACGGGCAGAAGTCCGATTTACGAACTCGAACATCGCTTGCGAATTAGAGCGCGTTCGGGTCATGCTCATCCTGATGGAGAGTGGTGTTGGGTACTCGGACGCGGCAAAGTTGTCAGCTACGATCCAACAGGGAAACCCCTACGCATGGTGGGTACCAATATTGATATTAGCGATCGCAAACACGCCGAAGCCATCCTGCGCGAACAAGAATCCACCCTTCGCAGCTTTTTCAACAGCGCCTCTATGATGATGGGCATTGTAGAAATTGTGGAAGGCGATCTGATTTATTGTTCTAGTAACTCAACCGCCGCCGCCTTTTTTGGGCTAACCCCCGAAACCATGCAAAATCGGCGAGCCAGCGAACTCTCCTCTTCTAGCCACGTTCAGCGCTGGATCGGGCATTGTTGGGAAGCCCAGCGCACCGCTTTACCCGTACGCTTTGAATATTGCTTTAATTTGCCCCAAGCCGATCGCTGGCTGTCTGCCACCGTTTGCGAGATTGCCAACTCCGCGGAAACCCGTCCCCGGTTTGCCTATATTATCGAAGATATCACCGAGCGCAAGCACGCTCAAGAAGCCCTCCATCGGGAACTGCACCGCACCTTACTGCTGAAGCAAATTACCGAAGAAATTCGCCAAAGTCTAGATGTGAAGCGAATTTTTACCACCGCCGCCCATCAAATCGGTATGGCGTTTCAAGTCAACCGCTGCATTATTCACACCTATATTCTCGATCGGGCACAGCCTCGGATTCCCATCGTTGCCGAATATCTAGAACCGGGTTATGCCTCAGTTTTAAATCAAGAATTTCCCTTAACCCAGCATCCCGAATGGGTGCAAATGCTCTCCGGCGATTGTCCGATTGTCACCTTTCATCAACGCCCAGAACGTCCTGCTGCTGCTAGTCCTGAATTTTATCGGCAAATTGGCTTAAAATCGTTACTGGCGATTCGCACTTCCTATCAAGGCGAACCCAATGGCGCGATCGCCCTACATCAATGCAGTTCCCTGCGCGAGTGGAGTAGCGACGAAATTGAACTGCTAGAAGCCGTCGCCGCCCAACTGGGAATTGCCCTGGCTCAAGCCCGCTTGCTCGAACAAGAAACCCGCCAGCGCCAGCAACTCACCACCCAAAATAGCGAATTAGAACGCGCCAAACGCGAAGCCGAAAACGCCAACCGCGCCAAGAGCGAATTTTTGGCAATGATGAGTCACGAAATCCGCACCCCCATGAATGGCATTATTGGCATGACAGGCTTGCTGCTCGATATGCCCCTCGATCGCCAGCAGCGAGACTTTGTAGAAACCATCCGCAACAGTGGCGATACGCTGCTTGCCATTATCAACGATATTCTCGACTTCTCTAAAATTGAGTCGGGCAAACTCGAACTCGAAGAACAACCCTTTAACCTGCGCGAATGTATTGAAACCTCTCTCGATCTTCTCGCCTCCAAAGCCACCGAGAAAAAACTCGAACTCGCCTACTTAATCGATCCGGCTGCTCCCCAATGGATTTTAGGGGATGTGACGCGCCTGCGACAAATTTTAGTCAACTTGCTGAGTAATGCCGTTAAATTTACCAGCAAAGGTGAAGTTGTCGTTTCCGTCACCGCTCAACGCTTGGGGGCTTCTTTGAACGTCCATCCGGCGCAATACAGCATCGAGTTTACGGTTAAAGATACCGGAATTGGCATTCCCCCAGAACGTTTAGACCGATTATTTAAACCCTTTAGTCAAGTGGATGCATCCACAACGCGACAATACGGCGGTACGGGGTTAGGATTGGCAATTAGCAAGCGACTGTGCGAACTCATGGGCGGAGAAATTTGGGTGAACAGTCAACCCGGTATTGGCTCGGCATTTTACTTTACTATCGTTGCCCAAACCGCAGAACACCTAGCCGTAGAAAGTTTAGCGGATGCCTTACCTTATCTTCAGGGCAAGCGGCTGCTGATTGTGGATGATAACGCGACGAATCGGAAAATGCTGGTACTGCAAGCCCAGTCTTGGCAGATGCTTCCGAGGGCTGCTGAGTCGGCTGTCGAGGCGCTGGAATGGTTGCAAGCGGGGGATAGCTTCGATCTGGCTATTTTAGATATGCAAATGCCTCATATGGATGGATTAGCGCTAGCCGAAGCCATTCGTCAATTGCCGGATCGCGTGGGTTTACCGCTGGTGCTGCTGACTTCAATGGGCAAACCCCAATTGGATTCTGCCGTATTTTCAACAATTTTAAGCAAGCCGATTAAGCAATCTCAACTGTACAACGCTCTGGTGCAAGTCATTCGCCAGCAGCCTGTGGTGGTGCAATCCCACGATTTGCAAGGCGTTCAACAAGATGCCCAAATTGGCAGGCATCATCCTTTACGCTTGCTAGTTGCAGAAGATAATGCGGTGAATCAGAAAGTGGCGTTGCAATTGCTCAACCGTTTGGGCTATCGGGCGGATGTGGTGGCCAATGGTTTAGAAGTGCTACAAGCGTTAGAGCGGCAGCCTTACGATACGATCCTGATGGATGTGCAGATGCCAGAAATGGATGGTTTAGAAGCAACGCGCCAAATTCGGGCATTCTATAAGGGAACTCAACCTTGGATTATTGCGATGACGGCTAATGCCATGCAAGGCGATCGCGAAGAGTGCTTATCCGCCGGGATGAACGATTATGTCAGCAAACCGGTTCGCTTGGAACACCTCAAGCAAGCGCTCTGTAAATCTCCCATTCCACCCGATCTAGAAGACAGCCCGCCGCCGAGTTTAAATTTACCCGATCCCGTATCCATTGCGGCGCTGAAGGATTTGATTGGCGATGTTCCCCCAGAAGCAATTCGCGATTTAATCGATTGCTATTTACAAGAATCCCCCTACTGGATTGAAAATATGCAAACGGCGATCGCTCAATCAGATATTCCTGCTTTATATCGAGCAGCGCATACTCTAAAATCCAGTAGTGCATCTTTTGGAGCCACCCACCTCGTACAACGGTGTCAAGAGATCGAGCAGTTAACTCGATTCTCCCCAGAATTAGTGGACAATTCCCAGCAACTCGCACTCATTCAAAGCCAAGTAGCTGCACTCGTTGCAGAATACGAGCGGGTTAAAATCGCCTTGCAACGAATACGCTAA
- the hetL gene encoding heterocyst differentiation pentapeptide repeat protein HetL gives MDTSELLQRYAAAERDFAQINLSGVVLQQANLVSANLKGANLSHSDLRESRFGQSILIAANLTQANLSETLLWGTDLSEANLQNAQLREADLSGAKLIQANLQAANLAKASLCGANLTRANLQNAILFEADLRSTSDQRTDLGYADLQFADLSYVALSGAILRGANLTGAKLCRASLEVRGLDKSYITNLSEANLQGADLSYANLTGANLQKANLKNADLTRTLLTDANLTGATLPDGSVHP, from the coding sequence ATGGATACGAGCGAACTCCTTCAGCGATACGCAGCCGCAGAACGCGACTTTGCCCAAATCAACTTATCGGGCGTCGTATTGCAACAAGCGAACCTAGTCAGCGCCAACCTCAAAGGCGCAAACCTCAGTCATAGCGACTTGCGCGAATCTCGATTTGGACAATCGATTTTAATTGCAGCCAACCTCACCCAAGCCAACCTCAGCGAAACCTTGCTTTGGGGAACCGATTTAAGCGAAGCCAACCTCCAAAACGCCCAATTGCGCGAAGCCGACCTCAGTGGGGCAAAATTAATTCAAGCCAATTTACAAGCCGCTAATTTAGCCAAAGCTTCCCTCTGCGGGGCAAATCTTACAAGGGCGAACTTACAAAACGCTATTTTATTTGAAGCTGACTTGCGTTCTACCTCCGATCAACGCACCGATTTAGGCTATGCTGACTTGCAGTTTGCGGATTTAAGCTATGTTGCCTTAAGTGGAGCCATTTTACGCGGGGCGAACTTAACCGGGGCGAAACTCTGCCGCGCCAGCCTAGAAGTACGCGGTTTAGATAAAAGCTACATTACCAACCTCAGCGAAGCCAATTTACAAGGCGCAGACTTAAGCTACGCCAACTTAACCGGCGCAAATCTCCAAAAAGCCAACCTCAAAAACGCCGATTTAACCCGAACCCTCTTAACCGACGCTAACTTAACAGGCGCAACCCTGCCTGATGGTTCGGTTCACCCCTAG